Genomic DNA from Verrucomicrobiales bacterium:
TAACCTTTTATCGTCGGCAGGCGTCTGAGTTGGCGGGCGTCTTGCGTTCCGGTGGGAGTTGGATCTTCGAGCTGGGCGACGGGCAATCGGAGGCGGTGAGAGAATCACTGCTTCAGCAGAACTGGATTGTCGAAACCGTTCACAATGACTACAATGCGAAACCGCGCGTAATGGTCGCGCGTCGGGAGTGACAGAAGCGGGCTTTTATCATCATGGACAGCTTATTGATTAAGGGCGGAATTCCGCTCGAGGGTGAGGTTCAGATCAGCGGCGCAAAGAACGCGGTGTTGCCGCTCATGGCAGCCACGCTGCTCACGGAGGAACCGTGCGTCATCCGTCATGTACCCGATCTGAGCGATGTGCGGTTCATGGGGCAGATTCTGGTATCCCTCGGTGCCGAGGTGAAATTTGAGGGAGATACGCTTACTGTCCGCTCCGGTCGCCTCAAAGGGATGGCCGATTATGATTTGATCCGCAAAATGCGCGGATCAATCTGCATTCTCGGTCCCTTATTAGCCCGCTTGCATAAGGCCAAGGTCTCCCTTCCCGGGGGCTGTGTCATCGGATCGCGCCCAGTAGACCTTCACCTCAAAGGCTTGGCAGCTCTCGGCGCAGACTTGCTCATCGAAGGCGGCTACGTTCACGCCAAAGCCAAACGTCTGATCGGGACAGAAGTTTTTCTTGGGGGTCGGTCTGGACCTACGGTACTTGGGACTGCCAATATCATGATGGCGGCCACTTTGGCTGAGGGGATTACGGTGATCGAGAGCGCGGCTTGTGAGCCGGAGATTGTTGATTTGGCTCAGTTCCTGAACAACATGGGGGCCAAGATCACGGGAGCTGGCAGTCCCACCATTCAAATTCTGGGGGTCGACGCCTTGCATGGGGTGGAGCACGAGGTCATACCGGATCGCATCGAGGCAGCCACGTTTGCCATTGCCGCTGCTGCGACCAACGGCGAGATCACCATTCACGGAGCCCGCCCGGATCATCTCTCGGCCGTGTTGGATAAGCTGAAGGAAGCGAACGTTAAAGTGGAGCGGCGGGGACGGGCGATCACGGTAAAACGTGGAGGCCGTCTGAAGCCGATCGACATCACCACCCTGCCCTATTCTGGGTTTCCGACGGATGTTCAGGCCCAAATGATGGTGCTGATGACCTTAACCCCAGGGTTGGGGATCATCACCGAGCGCGTGTTCGAGAGCCGCTTCATGCACGTGAGCGAGTTGGCACGACTCGGTGCCGAGATCTCGATTGAGGGGCCTAGTGCGATCGTCAAAGGCGGGCGACCACTCAGTGGAGCACCTGTGATGGCCAGCGACCTGCGGGCCTCGGCCGCCCTGGTCATTGCGGGTATGGCCGCCAAAGGCACGACTCAGGTGAACCGAGTGTATCACATTGACCGCGGCTACGAGCGCATCGATGCTAAGCTGAAAGCGCTGGGTGCTCG
This window encodes:
- the murA gene encoding UDP-N-acetylglucosamine 1-carboxyvinyltransferase, with translation MDSLLIKGGIPLEGEVQISGAKNAVLPLMAATLLTEEPCVIRHVPDLSDVRFMGQILVSLGAEVKFEGDTLTVRSGRLKGMADYDLIRKMRGSICILGPLLARLHKAKVSLPGGCVIGSRPVDLHLKGLAALGADLLIEGGYVHAKAKRLIGTEVFLGGRSGPTVLGTANIMMAATLAEGITVIESAACEPEIVDLAQFLNNMGAKITGAGSPTIQILGVDALHGVEHEVIPDRIEAATFAIAAAATNGEITIHGARPDHLSAVLDKLKEANVKVERRGRAITVKRGGRLKPIDITTLPYSGFPTDVQAQMMVLMTLTPGLGIITERVFESRFMHVSELARLGAEISIEGPSAIVKGGRPLSGAPVMASDLRASAALVIAGMAAKGTTQVNRVYHIDRGYERIDAKLKALGARIERVKET